One window from the genome of Streptomyces sp. NBC_00708 encodes:
- a CDS encoding phosphatidylinositol mannoside acyltransferase codes for MSGAGADARPGVKERLSDALYGLGWTAVKTLPEPAARALFRTLADQVWKRRGKSVLRLEANLERVVPDAGPDRLAALSRAGMRSYMRYWMESFRLPTWSAERIKASIDVTDAHRLTDGLDSGSGVILALPHLGNWDLAGAWVTTDLKVPFTTVAERLKPESLYDRFVAYREGLGMEVLPHNGGAAFGTLARRLRSGGLVCLVADRDLSASGVEVSFFGDTARMPAGPALLAQQTGALLLPVTLSYDDTPVMKARIHPAVEVPESGDRAGKTSVMTQALADAFALGIAEHPEDWHMLQRLWLADLEPRTDRSGDPQ; via the coding sequence GTGAGCGGCGCCGGCGCGGACGCGCGGCCCGGCGTGAAGGAGCGGCTGAGCGACGCGCTGTACGGGCTGGGCTGGACGGCGGTCAAGACGCTGCCCGAACCGGCCGCCCGCGCCCTCTTCCGTACCCTCGCCGACCAGGTGTGGAAGCGGCGGGGCAAGAGCGTGCTGCGCCTGGAGGCCAACCTCGAGCGGGTCGTGCCCGACGCCGGCCCCGACCGGCTCGCCGCCCTGTCGCGCGCCGGGATGCGCTCGTACATGCGGTACTGGATGGAGTCGTTCAGGCTGCCCACCTGGAGCGCGGAGCGGATCAAGGCGTCCATCGACGTCACGGACGCGCACCGGCTCACGGACGGGCTCGACTCGGGGAGCGGGGTCATCCTCGCCCTGCCGCACCTGGGCAACTGGGACCTGGCCGGGGCGTGGGTCACCACCGATCTGAAGGTGCCGTTCACGACGGTCGCCGAGCGGCTGAAGCCGGAGTCGCTGTACGACCGGTTCGTCGCCTACCGCGAGGGCCTGGGCATGGAGGTGCTGCCGCACAACGGCGGCGCCGCGTTCGGGACGCTCGCCCGGCGGCTGCGCTCGGGCGGGCTGGTCTGTCTGGTCGCGGACCGCGACCTGTCGGCGTCGGGGGTCGAGGTGTCGTTCTTCGGCGACACGGCCCGGATGCCGGCCGGCCCCGCGCTGCTGGCCCAGCAGACCGGCGCGCTGCTGCTGCCGGTGACGCTCTCGTACGACGACACGCCGGTGATGAAGGCGCGCATCCATCCGGCCGTCGAGGTGCCGGAGTCCGGTGACAGGGCGGGGAAGACGTCGGTCATGACACAGGCCCTGGCCGACGCGTTCGCCCTGGGCATCGCCGAGCACCCGGAGGACTGGCACATGCTGCAACGGCTCTGGCTCGCCGACCTCGAACCCCGCACGGACCGGAGCGGAGACCCGCAGTGA
- a CDS encoding glycosyltransferase family 4 protein yields MKIGIVCPYSWDVPGGVQFHIRDLAEHLIRLGHEVSVLAPADDETPLPPYVVSAGRAVPVPYNGSVARLNFGFLSAARVRRWLHEGTFDVIHIHEPTSPSLGLLTCWAAQGPIVATFHTSNPRSRAMIAAYAILQAALEKISARIAVSEYARRTLVEHLGGDAVVIPNGVDVDFFARAEPRPEWQGGTIGFIGRIDEPRKGLPVLMRALPAILAARPDTRLLVAGRGDEEEAVASLPKEMRSRVEFLGMVSDEDKARLLRSVDLYVAPNTGGESFGIILVEAMSAGAPVLASDLDAFAQVLDQGAAGELFANENADALAAAAVRLLGDPERRAGLRERGSAHVRRFDWSTVGADILAVYETVTDGAASVAADERTGLRARFGLARE; encoded by the coding sequence GTGAAGATCGGCATCGTCTGCCCGTACTCCTGGGACGTACCGGGCGGTGTGCAGTTCCACATCCGTGACCTGGCCGAGCACCTGATCCGGCTCGGCCACGAGGTGTCCGTGCTGGCGCCCGCCGACGACGAGACGCCGCTGCCGCCGTACGTGGTCTCGGCGGGCCGGGCCGTGCCGGTCCCGTACAACGGCTCGGTGGCCCGGCTGAACTTCGGGTTCCTGTCGGCGGCGCGGGTGCGGCGCTGGCTGCACGAGGGCACCTTCGACGTCATCCACATCCACGAGCCGACCTCGCCGTCGCTGGGGCTGCTGACGTGCTGGGCGGCGCAGGGCCCGATCGTCGCCACGTTCCACACGTCCAACCCGCGCTCCCGGGCGATGATCGCCGCGTACGCGATCCTGCAGGCCGCGCTGGAGAAGATCAGCGCGCGGATCGCGGTCAGCGAGTACGCCCGCCGGACCCTCGTCGAGCACCTGGGCGGTGACGCCGTGGTCATCCCGAACGGTGTGGACGTCGACTTCTTCGCGCGCGCCGAGCCCAGGCCCGAGTGGCAGGGCGGCACGATCGGCTTCATCGGCCGCATCGACGAGCCCCGCAAGGGCCTGCCCGTCCTGATGCGCGCGCTGCCCGCGATCCTGGCCGCCCGCCCGGACACCAGGCTGCTGGTGGCCGGCCGGGGCGACGAGGAGGAGGCCGTCGCCTCGCTGCCGAAGGAGATGCGCTCGCGCGTGGAGTTCCTCGGCATGGTGAGCGACGAGGACAAGGCGCGGCTGCTGCGCAGCGTCGACCTGTACGTGGCGCCCAACACCGGCGGCGAGAGCTTCGGGATCATCCTCGTCGAGGCCATGTCGGCGGGCGCACCGGTCCTCGCCAGCGACCTGGACGCCTTCGCGCAGGTCCTGGACCAGGGCGCGGCGGGCGAGCTGTTCGCCAACGAGAACGCGGACGCGCTGGCCGCGGCGGCGGTCCGGCTGCTGGGCGACCCGGAGCGGCGTGCCGGACTGCGCGAGCGCGGCAGCGCCCATGTCCGGCGCTTCGACTGGTCGACGGTCGGGGCGGACATCCTCGCGGTGTACGAGACGGTGACGGACGGAGCCGCCTCGGTCGCGGCGGACGAACGCACCGGTCTGCGCGCCCGGTTCGGGCTGGCCCGGGAGTAA
- a CDS encoding YebC/PmpR family DNA-binding transcriptional regulator has protein sequence MSGHSKWATTKHKKAVIDAKRGKLFAKLIKNIEVAARTGGVDPEGNPTLVDAIQKAKKSSVPNKNIDSAVKRGGGLEAGGVDYQTIMYEGYGPNGVAVLIECLTDNRNRAASDVRVAMTRNGGSMADPGSVSYLFNRKGVVIVPKGELTEDDVLGAVLDAGAEEVNDLGDSYEVVSEATDMVAVRTALQEAGIDYDSAEANFLPTMQVDLDEEGARKIFKLIDALEDSDDVQNVFANFDVSDEVMEKVDA, from the coding sequence ATGTCCGGCCACTCTAAATGGGCTACGACGAAGCACAAGAAGGCCGTGATTGACGCCAAGCGCGGCAAGCTCTTCGCGAAGCTGATCAAGAACATCGAGGTCGCGGCCCGCACCGGTGGTGTGGACCCCGAGGGCAACCCGACCCTCGTGGACGCGATCCAGAAGGCGAAGAAGAGTTCGGTCCCGAACAAGAACATCGACTCCGCGGTCAAGCGCGGTGGCGGTCTCGAAGCGGGCGGCGTCGACTACCAGACGATCATGTACGAGGGTTACGGCCCCAACGGTGTCGCGGTGCTCATCGAGTGCCTCACCGACAACCGCAACCGTGCCGCGTCCGACGTACGCGTCGCCATGACCCGCAACGGCGGCTCGATGGCCGACCCGGGCTCGGTCTCGTACCTGTTCAACCGCAAGGGCGTCGTCATCGTCCCCAAGGGCGAGCTGACCGAGGACGACGTGCTCGGTGCCGTCCTGGACGCGGGCGCCGAAGAGGTCAACGACCTCGGCGACAGCTACGAGGTCGTCAGCGAGGCCACCGACATGGTCGCGGTCCGCACCGCGCTCCAGGAGGCGGGCATCGACTACGACTCGGCCGAGGCCAACTTCCTGCCCACCATGCAGGTCGACCTCGACGAGGAGGGCGCGCGCAAGATCTTCAAGCTCATCGACGCGCTGGAGGACAGCGACGACGTGCAGAACGTCTTCGCCAACTTCGACGTCTCGGACGAGGTCATGGAGAAGGTCGACGCCTGA
- the pdxT gene encoding pyridoxal 5'-phosphate synthase glutaminase subunit PdxT has product MSDTPVIGVLALQGDVREHLIALASADALARPVRRPEELAEVDGLVLPGGESTTMSKLAALFGMLDPLRERIAAGMPVYGTCAGMILLADKILDPRSGQETLGGIDMIVRRNAFGRQNESFEAAVEVAGIDGGPVEGVFIRAPWVESVGAGAKVIAEHGGHIVAVRQRNALATSFHPELTGDHRLHAYFTEMVRAAG; this is encoded by the coding sequence ATGAGCGACACCCCTGTGATCGGAGTCCTGGCCCTCCAGGGCGACGTACGGGAGCACCTGATCGCCCTGGCCTCGGCGGACGCCCTGGCCAGGCCGGTCCGGCGTCCCGAGGAACTGGCCGAGGTGGACGGGCTCGTCCTGCCCGGCGGCGAGTCCACCACCATGTCCAAGCTGGCCGCCCTGTTCGGCATGCTGGACCCGCTGCGCGAGCGGATCGCGGCCGGGATGCCGGTCTACGGCACCTGCGCCGGAATGATCCTGCTCGCCGACAAGATCCTTGATCCCCGGTCCGGCCAGGAGACGCTGGGCGGCATCGACATGATCGTGCGCCGTAACGCTTTCGGGCGGCAGAACGAGTCCTTCGAGGCGGCCGTCGAGGTCGCCGGAATCGACGGCGGACCGGTGGAGGGCGTCTTCATCCGGGCCCCCTGGGTCGAGTCCGTGGGCGCCGGGGCGAAGGTGATCGCCGAGCACGGCGGCCACATCGTGGCGGTGCGGCAGCGAAACGCCCTCGCCACCTCATTCCACCCGGAACTGACCGGAGACCACCGCCTCCACGCGTACTTCACCGAGATGGTGCGCGCGGCCGGGTGA
- the pdxS gene encoding pyridoxal 5'-phosphate synthase lyase subunit PdxS, whose product MSTLPSTPQSADNPATGTARVKRGMAEQLKGGVIMDVVNAEQAKIAEDAGAVAVMALERVPADIRKDGGVARMSDPNMIEEIIEAVSIPVMAKSRIGHFVEAQVLQSLGVDYIDESEVLTPADEVNHSDKFAFTTPFVCGATNLGEALRRIAEGAAMIRSKGEAGTGNVVEAVRHLRQIKNEIARLRGYDNNELYAAAKDLRAPYELVKEVAELGKLPVVLFSAGGVATPADAALMRQLGAEGVFVGSGIFKSGDPAKRAAAIVKATTFYDDPKIIADASRNLGEAMVGINCDTLPETERYANRGW is encoded by the coding sequence GTGTCCACGCTTCCCAGCACCCCGCAGTCCGCCGACAACCCGGCCACCGGCACCGCCCGCGTCAAGCGCGGCATGGCCGAGCAGCTCAAGGGCGGCGTGATCATGGACGTCGTCAACGCCGAGCAGGCGAAGATCGCCGAGGACGCGGGCGCCGTGGCCGTCATGGCCCTGGAGCGGGTGCCGGCCGACATCCGCAAGGACGGCGGCGTGGCCCGGATGTCCGACCCGAACATGATCGAGGAGATCATCGAGGCGGTGTCCATCCCGGTGATGGCCAAGTCCCGCATCGGGCACTTCGTCGAGGCGCAGGTCCTGCAGTCCCTCGGCGTCGACTACATCGACGAGTCCGAGGTCCTGACCCCGGCCGACGAGGTCAACCACAGCGACAAGTTCGCCTTCACCACCCCGTTCGTCTGCGGCGCCACCAACCTGGGCGAGGCGCTGCGCCGTATCGCCGAGGGCGCGGCCATGATCCGCTCCAAGGGCGAGGCCGGTACGGGCAACGTCGTCGAGGCCGTCCGCCACCTGCGCCAGATCAAGAACGAGATCGCCCGGCTGCGCGGCTACGACAACAACGAGCTGTACGCCGCCGCCAAGGACCTGCGCGCCCCCTACGAGCTGGTCAAGGAGGTCGCCGAGCTCGGCAAGCTGCCCGTCGTCCTCTTCTCCGCGGGCGGCGTCGCCACGCCGGCCGACGCGGCGCTGATGCGCCAGCTCGGTGCCGAGGGCGTCTTCGTCGGCTCCGGCATCTTCAAGTCCGGCGACCCGGCCAAGCGCGCCGCCGCCATCGTGAAGGCCACCACCTTCTACGACGACCCGAAGATCATCGCGGACGCCTCCCGGAACCTGGGCGAGGCCATGGTCGGCATCAACTGCGACACGCTGCCCGAGACCGAGCGCTACGCCAACCGCGGCTGGTAG